One Streptococcus sp. zg-86 DNA window includes the following coding sequences:
- the ftsL gene encoding cell division protein FtsL, with protein sequence MLQEQRKDATMRIISEKIKTFSRVEKAFYGSIVLSGLTLAIGIVFMQTRLLQVQAQMAHVNQEINNKQVEIDDAEQAVNELIRDSRLLEIAEKAGLTYNNDNVGVAE encoded by the coding sequence ATGTTACAAGAACAGCGAAAAGATGCGACAATGCGGATTATCAGTGAAAAGATTAAAACCTTTTCTCGAGTAGAGAAGGCTTTTTATGGGAGTATTGTCTTATCTGGCTTGACCTTAGCGATTGGGATTGTCTTTATGCAGACAAGGCTCTTACAGGTACAAGCACAAATGGCTCATGTTAATCAAGAAATTAACAATAAGCAAGTGGAGATTGATGATGCGGAGCAGGCAGTTAATGAATTGATTCGGGATTCAAGGCTCTTAGAAATTGCTGAAAAAGCAGGACTCACCTATAATAATGACAATGTTGGAGTAGCAGAATAA
- the pbp2x gene encoding penicillin-binding protein PBP2X: MSKRKKQLLRYVLKKRYIPSQNRRRVGQNLILLTVFIFFIFLINFAIIIGTDKKFGVDLSEGARRVHQTEITVQAKRGTIYDRTGVPIAKDSTTYTLYAIIDKEYVSALQEVLYVEASQFSRVAQILNKHLGLEMDYVMQQLNQPKLKQVYFGTLGKNISYSKMTEIQKEMEAAGIKGIAFNTNPGRLYPNGNFASSFIGLANLVEDDKDGSQSLQGQRGMEYALNSVLAGQDGKIVYEKDSRGRIVPGTENVKEASVDGQDVYTTISAVLQRSLETNMDVFFGKTNGKYANATLVSAKTGEILATTQRPTYNPDTKEGIDDKDILQRSLLYQENFEPGSTMKVMTVAAAIDNGTFAPNEYYNRSEIKIADATIRDWDVNAEEIFAPMTLTYAQGFALSSNVGMTILEQKMGDERWLDYLSKFRFGYPTRFGMSGEEAGLLPEDNVVSVAMTSFGQGILATQTQMLRSFSAIANNGVMLEPKFITGLYDSNTDSVRLAQTEVVGKPVSEKAAADTRQYMIGVGTDPTFGTLRGSGGPVIQVDGYDIAVKSGTAQIGKEDGTGYLEGPNDTINSVVAMIPAENPEFIMYVTVQQPESWSIAFWKDIINPTLKEAMLLKDSLNLTTPAPALTSVTKETKYKLDNIIGQQPGVTASNLRQQLVQPIILGNGAEIKKVSVEVGSNLSANQQILLLTDRFTIVPDMYGWTKENMDIFADWTGIEVEYTGNGSRVVGQNVPIGKDLEKTKKIKINLGD; the protein is encoded by the coding sequence ATGTCGAAACGAAAGAAACAACTTTTGCGCTATGTCTTAAAAAAACGCTATATTCCGTCGCAAAATCGTCGGAGAGTGGGGCAAAATCTCATTCTTCTGACGGTTTTCATCTTTTTTATCTTTTTGATTAACTTTGCCATCATTATTGGAACAGATAAAAAATTTGGCGTTGATTTATCAGAAGGGGCAAGAAGGGTTCATCAGACTGAAATCACAGTGCAGGCCAAACGAGGGACTATTTATGATCGAACGGGTGTTCCCATTGCAAAGGATTCGACAACCTATACTCTTTATGCGATTATTGATAAGGAGTATGTATCAGCCTTACAAGAAGTTCTCTATGTTGAAGCAAGTCAATTTAGTCGAGTAGCGCAGATTTTAAACAAGCATTTGGGTCTTGAAATGGACTATGTGATGCAGCAATTAAATCAACCGAAACTCAAGCAGGTTTATTTTGGAACCTTGGGAAAAAACATTTCATATAGCAAGATGACGGAAATCCAAAAAGAAATGGAAGCTGCTGGCATTAAGGGAATTGCCTTTAATACAAATCCTGGACGCCTCTATCCAAATGGAAACTTTGCCTCAAGCTTTATTGGTTTAGCAAATTTGGTAGAGGATGACAAAGATGGCAGTCAGAGCCTGCAAGGTCAAAGAGGAATGGAATATGCCCTCAATAGTGTTCTAGCAGGTCAGGATGGGAAGATTGTCTATGAGAAAGATAGCAGAGGTCGGATTGTTCCTGGAACGGAAAATGTGAAGGAGGCAAGTGTAGATGGTCAGGATGTTTATACAACGATTTCAGCTGTATTACAGCGTTCTCTTGAGACCAATATGGATGTCTTCTTTGGGAAAACGAATGGTAAATATGCCAATGCAACCCTAGTTTCCGCTAAGACGGGTGAAATTCTAGCAACCACGCAACGACCGACTTATAATCCAGATACCAAAGAGGGAATTGATGATAAAGACATCTTGCAACGTTCCCTTCTCTATCAAGAAAATTTTGAGCCAGGATCTACAATGAAGGTCATGACAGTTGCTGCTGCCATCGATAATGGAACCTTTGCGCCGAATGAATACTACAATCGCTCTGAAATTAAAATTGCCGATGCAACGATTCGGGACTGGGATGTGAATGCAGAGGAAATCTTTGCTCCAATGACTTTGACCTATGCGCAGGGATTTGCCCTATCTAGCAACGTTGGAATGACCATTTTGGAACAAAAGATGGGAGACGAACGTTGGCTAGATTATTTGAGTAAATTCCGCTTTGGATACCCCACTCGATTTGGCATGTCCGGTGAGGAGGCAGGGCTCTTACCAGAAGATAATGTGGTGTCTGTTGCCATGACTTCTTTTGGTCAAGGGATCTTAGCGACCCAGACTCAAATGTTACGCAGTTTTAGTGCAATTGCCAATAATGGAGTGATGTTAGAACCTAAATTTATTACGGGCTTGTATGATTCAAATACGGATTCGGTAAGGCTTGCTCAGACAGAAGTGGTAGGAAAACCTGTTTCAGAAAAAGCAGCAGCAGATACCCGCCAATACATGATTGGAGTAGGGACAGATCCAACTTTCGGAACCTTGAGAGGATCAGGAGGGCCGGTCATTCAAGTAGATGGTTACGATATTGCAGTTAAGTCAGGTACTGCCCAAATTGGTAAAGAAGATGGAACCGGTTATTTGGAGGGACCCAATGATACAATCAACTCAGTTGTTGCCATGATTCCAGCAGAAAATCCTGAATTCATTATGTATGTGACGGTTCAGCAACCAGAGAGTTGGAGTATAGCCTTTTGGAAGGATATTATTAATCCAACCCTAAAAGAGGCCATGCTGTTAAAAGATAGTTTGAATTTGACAACGCCGGCTCCTGCTTTGACGTCAGTTACCAAAGAAACAAAATATAAGCTAGACAATATTATCGGTCAGCAACCGGGTGTTACGGCTAGTAATTTGCGTCAGCAGTTGGTGCAGCCAATCATCCTTGGAAACGGTGCAGAGATTAAAAAAGTATCCGTTGAAGTTGGCTCTAATCTTTCAGCAAATCAACAGATTTTGTTACTGACAGATCGTTTTACAATTGTTCCAGATATGTATGGCTGGACCAAGGAAAATATGGATATTTTCGCCGACTGGACAGGAATTGAAGTTGAATATACTGGAAATGGATCGCGGGTAGTGGGTCAAAATGTCCCAATCGGCAAGGACTTAGAAAAGACGAAAAAAATAAAAATTAACCTAGGAGACTAA
- the mraY gene encoding phospho-N-acetylmuramoyl-pentapeptide-transferase → MYSVIIAGLVAFVATILLIPKFIKFYQAKRIEGQQTHEDVKQHQFKAGTPTMGGTVFLAVAIVVTFLVALLSQMLTGAVLAILFILLLYGIVGFLDDFLKIFRRVNEGLNPKQKLALQLLGGIVFYLVHMQGTGGGTLNVLGYPLHLGIFYVGFVLFWLVGFSNAVNLTDGIDGLSSISVVISLSAYSVIAFAEGQFDILLVCVTMIGALLGFFYYNHKPAKIFMGDVGSLALGGMLATISIALHQEWTLLFIGLVYVIETSSVMLQVSYFKYTKKKFGEGRRIFRMTPFHHHLELGGLTGRGEKWSEWKVDFFLWGVGLVMSLVTLAILYF, encoded by the coding sequence ATGTATTCTGTCATCATAGCAGGACTGGTCGCCTTTGTGGCGACGATTCTGTTGATTCCGAAATTTATCAAGTTTTATCAAGCAAAACGCATCGAGGGACAGCAAACCCATGAAGATGTAAAGCAACATCAGTTTAAGGCTGGTACTCCAACTATGGGTGGGACGGTGTTTTTGGCAGTAGCCATTGTTGTGACCTTCCTTGTTGCCTTGCTGTCTCAAATGCTGACAGGAGCAGTTTTAGCTATTTTGTTTATTTTATTGCTATATGGAATTGTTGGTTTCTTAGATGATTTCCTAAAGATTTTTCGCAGGGTTAATGAGGGATTAAATCCTAAGCAGAAACTGGCCTTGCAGCTTCTAGGTGGGATTGTCTTTTACCTAGTTCACATGCAGGGTACAGGAGGCGGTACGCTAAATGTCTTGGGCTATCCTCTCCATCTTGGGATTTTCTATGTTGGTTTTGTCCTTTTTTGGCTGGTTGGTTTTTCCAATGCGGTTAATCTCACGGACGGAATTGATGGCTTATCTTCGATTTCTGTGGTGATTAGTCTGTCGGCTTATTCGGTCATTGCCTTTGCTGAGGGACAATTTGATATTTTATTGGTCTGTGTGACTATGATTGGCGCCTTGTTAGGTTTTTTCTACTACAATCACAAACCAGCTAAAATTTTCATGGGGGATGTAGGAAGCCTTGCTCTTGGTGGGATGCTTGCAACGATTTCTATTGCACTTCATCAAGAATGGACCTTGCTTTTTATTGGACTTGTGTATGTAATCGAGACTTCTTCGGTTATGCTTCAGGTGAGCTATTTCAAATATACCAAGAAAAAATTTGGCGAAGGTAGGAGAATTTTCCGTATGACTCCTTTCCATCACCATTTGGAATTGGGAGGACTAACAGGTCGCGGTGAAAAATGGAGTGAATGGAAGGTCGATTTCTTCTTGTGGGGAGTTGGTCTAGTCATGAGCTTAGTGACCCTTGCCATCTTATATTTCTAA
- the rsmH gene encoding 16S rRNA (cytosine(1402)-N(4))-methyltransferase RsmH → MMKEFNHTTVLLHETVDLLAVKPNGIYVDATLGGAGHSEYLLSQLNEDGHLYAFDQDETAILNAHKRLAPYIEKGMVTFIKDNFRHLQARLKEQEVEEIDGICYDLGVSSPQLDERERGFSYKKDAPLDMRMDRTAALTAYEVVNHYDYHDLVRIFFKYGEDKFSKQIARKIEQVRAIKPIETTTELAEVIKSAKPAKELKKKGHPAKQIFQAIRIEVNDELGAADESIQQAIELLAVDGRISVITFHSLEDRLTKQLFKEASTVDVPKGLPFIPDELKPKLELVNRKPILPSEEELEANNRAHSAKLRVARKIHK, encoded by the coding sequence ATGATGAAGGAATTTAACCATACGACCGTTTTATTGCATGAGACCGTGGATCTGTTGGCGGTTAAGCCTAATGGGATTTATGTGGATGCGACTCTGGGCGGAGCCGGTCACAGTGAGTATTTATTAAGTCAGTTAAATGAAGACGGACATCTCTATGCCTTTGATCAGGACGAGACGGCTATTTTGAATGCCCACAAACGGTTAGCCCCCTATATTGAAAAGGGAATGGTAACCTTTATTAAGGACAATTTCCGCCATTTACAGGCTCGATTGAAAGAGCAAGAAGTAGAAGAAATTGACGGGATTTGTTATGATTTGGGAGTCTCTAGCCCTCAGTTAGATGAGCGCGAGCGTGGATTTTCGTATAAAAAAGATGCGCCTCTTGATATGCGCATGGATCGTACAGCAGCCCTCACAGCCTATGAAGTGGTCAATCACTATGATTACCATGATTTGGTGCGGATTTTCTTTAAATATGGGGAAGATAAATTCTCCAAGCAAATCGCACGAAAGATTGAGCAGGTGCGTGCCATCAAGCCGATTGAGACGACAACAGAATTAGCAGAAGTGATCAAGTCAGCCAAACCAGCTAAGGAATTAAAGAAAAAGGGCCATCCTGCTAAGCAGATTTTCCAAGCCATTCGGATTGAAGTGAATGATGAATTAGGTGCTGCAGATGAGTCGATCCAGCAGGCTATTGAACTGCTTGCGGTAGACGGTCGGATTTCTGTTATCACCTTTCATTCCTTGGAAGATCGGTTGACCAAACAATTGTTTAAAGAGGCTTCGACAGTCGATGTTCCAAAGGGCTTGCCGTTTATCCCTGATGAGTTGAAACCGAAATTGGAATTGGTCAATCGCAAGCCAATTTTGCCGAGTGAAGAGGAATTGGAAGCCAACAATAGGGCTCATTCAGCCAAATTGCGCGTGGCACGAAAAATACACAAATAG